In one window of Methanosarcina vacuolata Z-761 DNA:
- a CDS encoding TIGR04255 family protein, producing the protein MSSSNNCLENVILRFDFNDNIIIPEDVVSTVGKELSNDFSKYEQSERNDWKVDIQSGQLVTEHRKIKIYTFKNGLGDSILLDTNALTFNILNYSSYSEFISHVKRTISLLQVGNEELKRLGLRYINHIKLKEGSPFEWEGYIAPPLIQNIDFLDDTDRNSLSRNMGQMLFNKYDPDRYLNFIYGMPNSEFPNKIAKREFVLDYDCYTESNININEAYAYITSFHDEIKRMFVKSIGDKLRTKIGEDKLCMI; encoded by the coding sequence TTGAGTTCATCAAATAATTGCCTTGAAAACGTAATTTTAAGGTTTGATTTTAATGATAATATAATAATTCCAGAAGATGTCGTGTCTACTGTTGGAAAAGAGTTATCCAATGATTTTAGTAAATATGAACAATCGGAAAGGAATGATTGGAAAGTGGACATCCAATCAGGGCAATTGGTTACTGAACACAGAAAAATCAAAATATACACTTTTAAAAATGGTTTAGGGGACTCAATATTATTAGATACTAATGCTCTGACTTTTAATATTCTGAATTATAGCAGCTATAGTGAATTTATTTCACATGTAAAACGAACTATTTCTTTGTTACAAGTAGGCAATGAAGAACTAAAGAGATTAGGACTCAGATACATAAATCATATCAAATTAAAAGAGGGTAGCCCTTTTGAATGGGAGGGGTATATTGCACCACCCTTAATTCAGAATATTGATTTCTTAGATGATACAGATCGTAATAGTTTATCTCGAAATATGGGACAAATGCTCTTTAATAAATATGATCCAGATCGTTACTTGAATTTTATATATGGGATGCCTAATAGCGAATTCCCAAACAAAATTGCAAAACGCGAGTTCGTTTTAGATTATGATTGTTATACTGAAAGTAATATCAATATAAATGAAGCATATGCATATATTACAAGTTTCCACGATGAAATAAAAAGAATGTTTGTCAAAAGTATAGGTGACAAACTAAGAACGAAAATAGGTGAAGATAAATTATGTATGATATAA